A region of Argentina anserina chromosome 5, drPotAnse1.1, whole genome shotgun sequence DNA encodes the following proteins:
- the LOC126793692 gene encoding oleosin L-like gives MAEIHKTQHNLPHQVAKASTALALGGSLSVLSGLTLTAVIIGLTAVTPLLVIFSPVLVAATIGILLLAASLLSSGGLGVMAAFVFYWLHSYLAGKHPVGADMLDQVVAKLASGARGIKDRASQTGQHLIKSSEHDG, from the coding sequence ATGGCTGAAATCCATAAAACCCAACACAACCTTCCTCACCAAGTGGCTAAGGCTTCCACTGCGTTAGCCCTAGGTGGGTCTCTCTCAGTCCTCTCGGGGCTAACTCTCACTGCAGTCATCATTGGTTTGACAGCAGTGACACCACTGCTGGTGATCTTCAGCCCAGTTTTGGTCGCAGCTACTATTGGGATCCTTCTGCTGGCTGCCAGCCTTTTGTCGTCAGGCGGGCTTGGGGTGATGGCAGCGTTTGTGTTTTACTGGCTGCACAGTTACTTGGCCGGAAAGCACCCAGTTGGTGCTGATATGCTTGATCAGGTGGTTGCAAAGTTGGCGAGCGGGGCTAGGGGCATCAAGGACCGAGCAAGCCAAACTGGTCAGCACCTCATAAAGAGTTCAGAGCATGACGGTTAA
- the LOC126793686 gene encoding ubiquitin carboxyl-terminal hydrolase 3: protein MASSYRTQSAKRWLPLEANPDVMNQFLWGLGLQEDDAECYDVYGLDGELLEMVPKPVLAVLFLYPLTPKTEEERMKQLDDKRETKGNVYFMKQTVGNACGTIGLLHAVGNITSEIKLADGSFLDRFFKSTANMDPLQRAAFLENDNEMEVAHSVAATAGDTEASDDVDTHFICYACVDGELYELDGRKSGPISHGPSSPNTLLQDAAKVIQGVIQKNPESLNFNVIAISKKSGGFS from the exons ATGGCTTCTTCGTACAGAACCCAGTCCGCTAAGAGATGGCTTCCTCTTGAAGCTAATCCCGATGTTATGAACCAG TTTCTTTGGGGACTGGGTCTTCAAGAGGATGACGCAGAATGCTATGACGTTTACGGTTTAGATGGAGAACTCTTAGAAATGGTTCCAAAGCCTGTACTTGCTGTGCTGTTTCTTTATCCTTTAACCCCTAAG ACTGAAGAGGAGAGAATGAAACAGTTAGATGATAAACGG GAAACCAAAGGTAATGTTTATTTCATGAAACAAACCGTGGGCAATGCTTGTGGAACTATTGGACTCCTTCATGCTGTTGGAAACATCACTTCAGAGATCAAACTTG CTGATGGGTCATTCTTGGATAGATTTTTCAAAAGTACTGCAAACATGGATCCATTGCAG CGTGCAGCATTTCTTGAAAATGACAATGAAATGGAAGTTGCCCATTCAGTAGCAGCTACTGCTGGTGACACAGAG GCTTCAGATGATGTTGACACTCACTTTATCTGCTATGCATGTGTGGATG GGGAACTATATGAGCTTGATGGGAGGAAGTCAGGGCCAATCTCTCATGGTCCATCTTCACCAAACACTCTATTGCAG GATGCAGCTAAAGTCATACAGGGCGTGATCCAGAAAAATCCCGAGTCCCTCAACTTCAACGTCATTGCCATTTCGAAGAAATCAGGTGGATTTTCTTAA